The proteins below are encoded in one region of Mangifera indica cultivar Alphonso chromosome 7, CATAS_Mindica_2.1, whole genome shotgun sequence:
- the LOC123221773 gene encoding class V chitinase-like encodes MAQTWVRAGYYWKSSYTYEHPISNINSSLFTHLIYCFGDVNTTTYQLSFPSPYDELLISNFADTVKQKNPSVNTLLSIGGTNIDWSTFSSLLSNDSHRKSFIDSSIKMARLYGFQGLDLWHSHVNTSNEMLNLGILFREWRAAAVQEARNSRQSQLILTASVKHLPNYFYLTNFPIDFAETYLNWVHVVTCDYKKTTITNFTAAPSALYDPSCIDNTDYAIMAWINGGLSSNKLVFCLPLYGYAWELANPQVNGIGAPARGPANNDIGFVTYNQIKRDYIQPYAPNITFNATYVVKYFTVGTSWIGFDDAQVVRIKISYAKEKKLLGYFVWQVYMDYNWELSGAAAEEDRINFPTQESDQIGRSNRRKTVIVWTATATAVLLLGFAIVYCWMRKLRRKEMVHSAKQSNDEVPCGDFTKNDLNLIIYTWVEIEAATDRFSFQNKLGEGGFGPVYKGILPNGQEIAVKKLSKTSKQGYKEFKNDVMLTAKLQHVNLVKLLGYCIDGRQQMLVYEYMPNKSLDSYLFGIKFMCNSFFVIVRLIYNNLLCSPMSLM; translated from the exons ATGGCGCAAACTTGGGTCAGAGCTGGTTATTATTGGAAATCATCATACACTTATGAGCACCCCATTTCCAACATAAATTCTTCTCTCTTCACCCATCTTATTTATTGCTTTGGTGATGTGAATACTACAACATACCAGCTATCTTTTCCATCACCTTATGATGAACTACTAATCTCCAATTTCGCAGACACTGTGAAGCAAAAGAACCCATCAGTCAACACACTTTTGTCCATTGGAGGCACAAATATCGATTGGTCAACATTTTCCTCATTGTTAAGCAATGATTCTCATAGAAAATCTTTCATTGattcatcaataaaaatggcCAGGCTTTATGGCTTTCAAGGCCTAGATCTTTGGCATAGTCACGTAAACACAAGCAATGAAATGTTGAATCTAGGAATTCTATTCAGAGAATGGCGAGCTGCTGCTGTTCAAGAGGCTAGAAACTCAAGGCAGTCGCAACTTATCCTGACTGCCTCAGTTAAACATTTAccgaattatttttatttaacaaattttccaATAGACTTCGCAGAGACGTACTTGAACTGGGTTCATGTTGTTACTTGTGATTATAAAAAGACAACAATTACAAACTTTACAGCTGCTCCTTCAGCTCTGTATGATCCAAGTTGTATTGATAATACTGATTATGCTATAATGGCATGGATCAATGGAGGACTATCATCTAATAAGCTTGTCTTCTGTTTGCCTCTGTATGGCTATGCATGGGAACTTGCCAATCCTCAGGTCAATGGCATTGGCGCACCGGCAAGGGGACCAGCTAACAACGACATAGGATTCGTGACTTATAATCAAATCAAGAGAGATTATATCCAACCATATGCACCTAATATTACGTTCAATGCAACATATGTGGTGAAATACTTCACAGTAGGGACATCTTGGATTGGCTTTGATGATGCCCAAGTCGTTAGAATCAAAATTTCTTATGCCAAAGAAAAGAAGCTACTTGGTTACTTTGTGTGGCAAGTCTACATGGACTATAATTGGGAGCTTTCCGGAGCTGCAG CGGAAGAGGATAGAATTAATTTTCCAACTCAGGAAAGTGATCAAATTGGAAGAAGTAATAGGCGTAAGACAGTAATAGTTTGGACGGCAACTGCAACTGCTGTTCTCTTACTAGGCTTTGCCATTGTCTATTGCTGGATGAGAAAGCTCAGAAGAAAAG AAATGGTTCACTCAGCCAAACAATCAAATGATGAAGTACCTTGTGGAGATTTTACAAAAAACGATCTTAATCTGATAATATATACTTGGGTTGAGATTGAAGCAGCTACAGACcgattttcatttcaaaacaaGCTTGGCGAAGGTGGTTTTGGCCCTGTTTACAAG ggcATACTACCGAATGGGCAGGAAATAGCAGTAaagaaactttcaaaaacatccaAACAAGGCTACAAGGAATTCAAAAATGACGTTATGCTGACTGCAAAGCTCCAACATGTAAATCTAGTCAAGCTTCTGGGTTATTGCATTGACGGAAGACAACAGATGCTGGTCTACGAATACATGCCAAACAAAAGCTTAGACTCTTAcctttttggtataaaatttatgtgcaattctttttttgttattgttaggcttatttataataatttactttgtTCACCAATGAGTTTGATGTAG
- the LOC123220900 gene encoding cysteine-rich receptor-like protein kinase 24 — protein sequence MKPKISDFGMARIFSKDDLEAETSRIVGTLDYVPPEYIYNGKYSTKSDVYSFGVLLFQIISGKRISFLYGPNESLNLSAYAYELWNVGKGMEFMDESLNDAYSYCKLMRCLQIGLLCVQENPIDRPSMLDVSTMLKNVNIDMMIPKKPAFCKQDQPNKSVVQLEGFSGSTSSINDVSISDVSAR from the exons ATGAAACCCAAAATATCAGATTTTGGAATGGCTAGAATATTTTCAAAGGATGATCTTGAAGCAGAGACAAGCCGTATTGTTGGAACGCT CGATTATGTTCCTCCTGAATATATCTATAATGGCAAATACTCAACTAAATctgatgtttatagttttggggttcttctttttcaaatcaTTAGTGGCAAGAGAATATCCTTTTTATATGGTCCAAATGAAAGTCTGAATCTTTCTGCATAT GCATATGAGTTGTGGAATGTCGGCAAAGGCATGGAGTTTATGGATGAATCATTGAACGATGCATATTCATATTGTAAATTAATGAGATGCTTGCAAATAGGTCTATTATGTGTCCAAGAAAATCCAATTGATAGACCATCCATGTTGGACGTTTCCACCATGCTAAAAAATGTAAACATAGATATGATGATTCCGAAGAAGCCTGCTTTTTGCAAACAAGATCAACCAAATAAATCTGTTGTGCAGTTGGAAGGTTTTTCAGGGAGCACTTCATCAATTAATGATGTATCAATTTCAGATGTGTCAGCTAGATGA